The following nucleotide sequence is from Coleofasciculus sp. FACHB-T130.
TTTAGACAAGCTAAAACAAACCCAAGCACAACTGATTCACGCCGAGAAAATGTCTAGCTTAGGTCAACTGGTTGCGGGGGTTGCTCATGAAATCAACAATCCTGTTAATTTCATTCACGGCAATCTTCTTTATGTCAATGACTACACCCAAGACTTACTCAGCCTGGTTCATCTCTATCAGCAACACTATCCGAATCCCGTTCGTGAAATTGTCGAACAGACTGAAGAGATGGAGTGGGAATTTCTGGCTGATGATTTACCCAAGATGCTCGCTTCTATGAAAGTTGGCAGCGAACGCATCCGTCAGATTGTCCTTAGTTTGCGGAACTTTGCCCGTCACGACGAGTCAGAACTTAAAAAAGTTGATATTCACGAAGGTATTGATAGCACTTTATTAATTTTAAAACATCGATTGAATGGGGAGAGAGATTCTCCCAGTATTGAAATTATTAAAGCTTATGGAAACTTACCCAAGATTGAGTGTTATGCTGGGCAGTTGAATCAAGCGTTTATGAATATTATCAATAATAGTATTGATGCTTTATCAGAAGCAACAGGTAATGAAAAAAAACAGATTTTTATTCGCACTTCCATTAATGAATCAGATTGGGTAGTGGTAGCGATCGCCGATAATGGATCAGGGATGAACCAAGAAATACAACAGCGGATATTTGACCCGTTTTTTACCACGAAACCAGTAGGAAAAGGCACGGGATTAGGATTATCTATTAGCTATCAGCTTGTGGTAGAAAAACATAACGGTCAATTAAAATGTATTTCTGCTCCCGGAGAAGGAGCGCAGTTTATCATTGAAATTCCCGTGCGACAAAAAAGCAGAGAAGCTGGGAAAATGGGGGAATGAGGAAATAGTAAATGTCAGATTTTATTAATAACTATGGCTTCTTAATCGTTTCGATGATTTTAGGAGCAATTCTATGACTTTCGGTTTACTTGCCGCTGATGGGGGGTCAACTATCTCTCGCGACTCCGGGATTCTATGCTTTGGGGGGTTATATAGCAGCAATTCTATCAATTCAGGTGTTTAAGTTCAGCGGCAATTTATTCGCCGTCCCATTTTTATTGTTAGAAATGCTGGTGGCAGCTTTAGTCTCTGGAGTCCTCGCGATCGCACTGGGAATCCCAGTTCTCTGATTGCGGGGAATTTTCTTAGCAATTGCCACAATCGCCTTTGTCGAAATTCTACGAGTTTTGGCTTTAAACTTGGAGATTACAGGTGGTGCTGTGGGGATTTTTGCCATTCCTCAACCCTTTCAATCTCAAAAAGATGTTACCAGCAATCATTGATGAGAATTTAGTTCGGCTACCAGGTGGGGAAGAGTGGAAAGAGGGTAGGCGATAACAGTGGCTCTCTTGCTGCTCTGTTTGAGGTTTATGGTATGGCTGTTCTGCATTGGTGCTAATGTTGTTTGTCTTGCGTAATTTGAATTTGTGCCAGAACAGGCGTGGAATGAAGTTTGTAAGTCTTGAGATTGTAGAATCCTTTGCTGAATCAGTTCAGCCTCAGTTCTTCAATTTCTTCAGCCAACTGAACAGCGCCATTGTCGAGATAGAGGCAAAACCTATCTACTACTTTCCATGTATGCAGCATGGCTGATACACGGTTTTCTCCAGACATGTAAGGAGATTTTCCGTGACGTTGATTCCCAGCTTCATAAGATTTAGTCAAAGCATCGATCCAACTTCTATCTATACGCAGTGAATTCCTCAATCGCTCCCAACTTGGTTTATCTGTATCGCGATCTTGCGGTTCGTAAAAGTGCTGTCTAATGCTCTCAATTGCCCGAAAACAAAAGAATCCCGTATCATTCGGTTCCCTAATAGCTTCTCTCAGGTTTGCAAGAGCGCGGCGGAGTGGTTGTGAATCGCGTGCTAACAACCACACTTTCTCAAATGCCAAAGGACGTTCACTTTGAACTTCAAAGAGTTCACGTATCCCAACACCAAATACTACCGATTGGCCAGTATTGAGTTCTACAACTGTTATTATCTCAATATCGTATCCATACCCGTGAATGTAGTTGAGCGTATCTACAAAAGTCCTGATTGCGTCTCTTACATAGTTTCTTAAGGACAGTAAGTCGAAATTTCCACTTAAATTCTTAATTGTGGCTGATACTTGAGAGTTGCAAATTGAAATAATGACCCAGCATCTACAGCGTGCATTTGTAATGGTACAGGAACAGCAAGGTTAATGTCACAAAGGTCTGGTACTAATCTCCCAGTGAATACATAATCACTCATAAGTTGCTATCTTCTTTGTAAGATGGGGCTATCCATCTGAACATCCAATGTTGTCAAGTTCCTCACATTCGCCCAATGTGCGATCGCATCTCCTCTCTTAGGCAACGATAAGAGCGATCGCATTTTGTCTAACACTTTTTGAAGGGAAGTGATCGCAGTTTCGGGTTGGTGGATACAATAACAAGGCTACCGACTGGCTCTACCTCTGTTTGCGTTGTGGCTTCGCCAGCGCTTGAGTTAAAGAAGGCAGAGGGCGGAAGGCTTTTACTCCTAAGAAACACATTCCTTGGTGGCGCGTTGGGGATTAGCGGATGATATATAGCATTGAGGATGAAACTTTCACCTTATACATCCTGACAGTAGCTCATCGTAGAGAAGTGTCCGAGAGGTGAAGGAAGCGATCGCTTTCATGTTCTCAAAAGAGCGATCGCTTCCTACCACCGGCAAGAAACTAAGATTTTTTCTTAGTGCTAGTGGTTGCTGTCGTTTTTTTAGCGGTTGTCTTTCCAGTGGTGGTCTTTTTGGCAGATGTTCCACTCTTAGTGGATTTGCGACTAGATTTTGTTGTGGAACCTGCCTTCGCTGCCAATGCTTCCAGCGCTTTTTCCATCGTCAACCCTTCCACAGATTCCCCTTCTGGCACAGAAGCATTCGTCTTCCCATGCTTGATGTAAGGGCCATAAGGGCCATCGTAGATATTCACGGGTTCCCCATCAGTCGGGTGAGTCCCCAGTTCTCGTAACGGTGCCTTAGACTTGCTGCGAGTCGCGCCGCGTCCCTTTTTCGGTTCAGCTAGCAGCTCTATCGCACGTTCGATGTCAATTGTCAATACATCGTCACTGGCTTTCAGGGAGCGATATTCTTTGCCTTCCTTGCCTTGGTCGTGGACGACGTAAGGGCCAAAGCGTCCCAATCCTGCCTGGACTTTGCCGTTAGTTTCTGGGTGAATGCCCAAAGTCCGCGGCAGAGATAGCAAGCCAACTGCCATATCCAGCGTGACGTCCTCAATCGTGACCCCCTTAGGAAGAGAGGCGCGTTTGGGTTTTTTGTTCTCCTCAGTGGCATCACCCAGTTGGACGTAGGGGCCGTAAGTGCCAATCAGCACGTAAATCGGTTCGCCGGTTTCCGGATGCAAGCCGACTTTATCGGGGCCTTCTGTTTTCTGCTGTAGCAGCGTCTCAATTAGCTCAGCGTGGATGTCTGAGGGGGTCAGATCCTTAGGCAACGAGGCTTTTACTGGCCCAGAGTCATTTTCAGCTTCAATGTACGGCCCATATTGACCAATCCGGACTTTCGCCCCACCGAGATCGTCCAATTCGATAGTACGGGCAGATGCGGCATCAATCCCCTTTTCCCTTTCCTTGACTTGGGTTGCCAGACCCATTTCTCCGAGATAGAACTTTTTCAGG
It contains:
- a CDS encoding ATP-binding protein, which produces MHRFPFPLRFSIPGILLVFGSVLGLVSFQREVSQSFSRTETIIRQQAEFSASQTATLLEYLYRTAQGKGAHLAIAQIAPAPNLRLALLCDEQERVLLSTRFDLQNRLISNTLAASSLSAIKEVQQTQSKQVIFSDDRQTLRAIYPVLLGASPGEILPSRVAVLLLEYDLSSLKAQAYNDALERSLTYSVALAVLCSILWFFFYKTLNLRVGKLVAASNSLAQGNLEVRANLKGSDELSQISIAFDRMAEEVQKNTETLRQNEELKQALDKLKQTQAQLIHAEKMSSLGQLVAGVAHEINNPVNFIHGNLLYVNDYTQDLLSLVHLYQQHYPNPVREIVEQTEEMEWEFLADDLPKMLASMKVGSERIRQIVLSLRNFARHDESELKKVDIHEGIDSTLLILKHRLNGERDSPSIEIIKAYGNLPKIECYAGQLNQAFMNIINNSIDALSEATGNEKKQIFIRTSINESDWVVVAIADNGSGMNQEIQQRIFDPFFTTKPVGKGTGLGLSISYQLVVEKHNGQLKCISAPGEGAQFIIEIPVRQKSREAGKMGE
- a CDS encoding topoisomerase C-terminal repeat-containing protein, which encodes SDDPHAALEDMEVILPTLKKGDRPTCKKLESIGHETQPPARYTEASLVKTLESEGIGRPSTYASIIGTIIEKGYAQMNGNALVPTFTAFAVTSLLEQHFPDLVDPSFTSKMEQTLDEISTGEAKWLPYLKKFYLGEMGLATQVKEREKGIDAASARTIELDDLGGAKVRIGQYGPYIEAENDSGPVKASLPKDLTPSDIHAELIETLLQQKTEGPDKVGLHPETGEPIYVLIGTYGPYVQLGDATEENKKPKRASLPKGVTIEDVTLDMAVGLLSLPRTLGIHPETNGKVQAGLGRFGPYVVHDQGKEGKEYRSLKASDDVLTIDIERAIELLAEPKKGRGATRSKSKAPLRELGTHPTDGEPVNIYDGPYGPYIKHGKTNASVPEGESVEGLTMEKALEALAAKAGSTTKSSRKSTKSGTSAKKTTTGKTTAKKTTATTSTKKKS